From one Esox lucius isolate fEsoLuc1 chromosome 11, fEsoLuc1.pri, whole genome shotgun sequence genomic stretch:
- the LOC105025770 gene encoding MICAL-like protein 1 isoform X1, translated as MASLKALQEWCRTSCENYRNVEIRNLSTSFRDGLAFCAIIHKYRPDLIDFNSLSKDNVYENNHLAFEVAESKLGIPALLDATDMVSTEVPDRLSIITYLSHYYYYFNKKSHDFQASLKTSSAAESFCHSNPQPDCPGGLKPSKSRTGERSKKGSACSVCASCSKHVHLVQRHLAEGNSTTTAAFRCSVCSSTLLPGSYKEGTDAGSLVCIQHLTASQNVFPDYGKQTESTGNHNVSHVTGKMDSGETVVCGRRQTDTEGDERKTSHNTLKKPRPPDPPQPTAEESPDPGGLTLTPGRDLASGSPVWPVAAPRRVFDSTPPRPAPRTCPPKAAESPSVLGNQVDCKTKPSTFQGGPCKTKTPPWLELVQPGPWPKLPPAPPPRMPKPPRSGSVPSLRGSWYRSKAPPPNPFGELEDKDEVTADDDTSCPEQPMATSQTWCGTSQLAEAAGSHCQANSEAVSRADKSNLDGEDDVVIVPESTDAPKVDSLAKTGCAHLVSILAAETSSTGISESADIDGVAYMPEAVGVLDACHFADTGGSTNKAASSPVLSNLTEAETTTVSHLAYGGPHEATRSLGVSDPAGSGGLRTLVGAISLSTTCNLSEQASSYGVSEDSDSSLNLSSLAREDGTGSVTGEPSVLRKSDIAHSLTLLKSVSVPEISNSLSFPCAKSNSPPTWSTNCAGASSSLQRPPSLPGVPERSVPGQAPIISRSKQVCKENPVNQKVSLTEYSKSKPAPGHGFPLIKRKVQTDACVPGEQLQVEMEEVRKRMDRLEQRGVQMENNLRDFQNGLRVCNYHEEEDMWADWFTLIHEKHMLVRRDAELVYMAKQQHLEERQADVEYELRCLLNKPESEWSGVDRSREQQLMEELVTIIEQRNQIVNSLDLDRQREKEEDMLLADMLKKKDFHKEAGKDLKTLRAKFKPIKLLKMLSQKNFKSKDSQKKS; from the exons ATGGCCTCATTAAAAGCTTTACAAGAATGGTGTCGCACATCATGCGAAAACTACCGCAATGTGGAGATCAGGAATTTATCTACTTCATTCAGAGATGGACTTGCCTTTTGTGCCATAATCCACAAATACCGACCGGATTTAAT AGACTTCAACTCCCTCTCCAAGGATAATGTTTATGAAAATAACCACCTG GCATTTGAGGTTGCAGAGTCAAAGCTTGGCATCCCGGCACTGCTGGATGCTACTGACATGGTTTCCACGGAGGTGCCCGACCGGCTAAGCATCATTACCTACCTATcccattactactactacttcaaCAAGAAGTCTCATG ATTTTCAAGCCAGTTTGAAGACATCATCTGCTGCAGAGAGTTTTTGTCACTCTAATCCACAACCTGATTGTCCTGGAGGTTTGAAGCCATCCAAG TCTAGGACAGGGGAACGATCCAAAAAAGGCAGTGCATGTAGTGTTTGTGCCTCCTGCTCAAAGCATGTCCACCTGGTGCAGAGACATCTTGCAGAGGGAAACTCTACCACCACAGCTGCCTTCAG ATGCAGTGTGTGCAGCAGCACTCTCTTACCAGGGTCTTACAAAGAGGGGACTGACGCTGGTTCTTTGGTCTGCATCCAGCACTTGACAGccagtcaaaatgttttccctgaCTACGGTAAACAAACTGAATCCACGGGAAACCACAATGTCTCTCACGTTACTGGGAAAATGGACTCAGGTGAGACAGTTGTTTGtggaaggagacagacagacacagaaggaGATGAGAGAAAGACAAGCCACAACACACTCAAGAAGCCCAGGCCACCTGATCCTCCACAGCCCACTGCAGAAGAGAGTCCAGATCCTGGTGGGCTCACGCTAACACCAGGAAGAGACTTGGCCTCTGGAAGCCCTGTGTGGCCAGTAGCTGCCCCCAGACGAGTGTTTGACTCCACCCCTCCTCGTCCTGCACCCAGGACTTGTCCACCTAAAGCCGCGGAGAGTCCATCTGTTTTGG GTAATCAAGTTGATTGTAAAACCAAACCTAGTACTTTTCAAGG TGGGCCCTGTAAAACCAAAACCCCACCTTGGCTGGAACTTGTCCAGCCAGGGCCTTGGCCGAAGCTACCCCCTGCCCCACCTCCTAGAATGCCAAAGCCCCCACGTTCAGGTTCTGTCCCCTCCCTCAGAGGGAGCTGGTACAGGTCAAAAGCACCCCCTCCGAATCCCTTTGGGGAGTTGGAGGATAAAGATGAGGTCACTGCTGATGACGACACTTCATGCCCAGAACAGCCAATGGCAACCAGCCAGACGTGGTGTGGTACCAGTCAGTTAGCTGAAGCTGCCGGCTCACATTGTCAAGCTAATTCAGAGGCTGTATCCAGAGCTGACAAATCTAATCTTGATGGAGAGGATGACGTTGTAATTGTGCCGGAAAGTACTGATGCACCTAAGGTAGACAGTTTGGCTAAAACAGGATGTGCACATCTTGTATCCATTCTAGCTGCAGAAACCAGCTCAACTGGTATATCTGAGTCAGCTGATATTGATGGAGTAGCTTATATGCCTGAAGCAGTTGGCGTTCTTGATGCATGTCATTTTGCAGACACTGGAGGATCAACCAACAAAGCAGCTAGTTCTCCTGTTTTGTCTAATTTGACTGAagctgaaacaacaactgtgTCTCACTTAGCTTACGGCGGTCCACATGAAGCAACCAGGTCACTGGGTGTGTCTGACCCAGCTGGATCTGGTGGCCTAAGGACATTAGTTGGGGCGATTAGTTTGTCCACCACATGTAATTTATCTGAACAGGCTAGTTCATATGGTGTTTCTGAAGATTCTGACAGTTCACTTAATCTATCTAGTTTAGCCAGAGAGGACGGCACAGGCAGTGTAACTGGAGAGCCAAGTGTGCTTCGTAAATCAGATATAGCCCACAGCCTCACGTTGCTCAAGAGTGTGTCCGTGCCAGAAATCTCCAATAGTCTCAGTTTCCCCTGCGCTAAAAGCAACTCCCCACCTACATGGTCAACCAATTGTGCGGGAGCCAGTTCCTCCTTACAAAGACCCCCGTCACTTCCTGGTGTGCCTGAAAGGAGTGTCCCTGGCCAGGCACCCATCATCTCTCGCAGTAAG CAGGTGTGCAAGGAGAACCCTGTCAATCAAAAGGTCTCCCTCACTGAGTATTCAAAATCCAAGCCCGCCCCCGGGCATGGCTTCCCCCTCATTAAGAGGAAG GTGCAGACCGACGCCTGTGTCCCTGGGGAGCAGCTGCaggtggagatggaggaggtgagaaaACGAATGGACAGGCTGGAGCAAAGAGGAGTGCAGATGGAGAACAACTTGAGAGACTTCCAGAATGGCCTGCGTGTCTGTAATT ACCACGAGGAGGAGGACATGTGGGCGGACTGGTTCACGCTGATACACGAGAAACACATGCTTGTGCGGAGGGACGCCGAGCTGGTATACAT GGCCAAGCAACAACACTTAGAGGAGAGACAAGCAGACGTGGAATATGAACTGAGATGTCTCCTCAAtaaaccag AGTCTGAGTGGAGTGGTGTCGATCGTAGTCGGGAGCAACAGCTGATGGAGGAGCTCGTCACCATCATTGAACAGAGGAACCAGATCGTCAACAGTTTGGATCTGGACAGGCAGAG agaaaaagaagaagaTATGCTGTTGGCAGACATGCTTAAGAAGAAAG ATTTCCATAAAGAGGCTGGGAAAGACCTGAAGACGTTAAGAGCAAAGTTCAAGCCCATTAAGCTGCTGAAGATGCTAAGTCAAAAAAACTTTAAGAGCAAAGACTCTCAGAAGAAGAGCTAA
- the LOC105025770 gene encoding MICAL-like protein 1 isoform X2: protein MASLKALQEWCRTSCENYRNVEIRNLSTSFRDGLAFCAIIHKYRPDLIDFNSLSKDNVYENNHLAFEVAESKLGIPALLDATDMVSTEVPDRLSIITYLSHYYYYFNKKSHDFQASLKTSSAAESFCHSNPQPDCPGGLKPSKSRTGERSKKGSACSVCASCSKHVHLVQRHLAEGNSTTTAAFRCSVCSSTLLPGSYKEGTDAGSLVCIQHLTASQNVFPDYGKQTESTGNHNVSHVTGKMDSGETVVCGRRQTDTEGDERKTSHNTLKKPRPPDPPQPTAEESPDPGGLTLTPGRDLASGSPVWPVAAPRRVFDSTPPRPAPRTCPPKAAESPSVLGNQVDCKTKPSTFQGGPCKTKTPPWLELVQPGPWPKLPPAPPPRMPKPPRSGSVPSLRGSWYRSKAPPPNPFGELEDKDEVTADDDTSCPEQPMATSQTWCGTSQLAEAAGSHCQANSEAVSRADKSNLDGEDDVVIVPESTDAPKVDSLAKTGCAHLVSILAAETSSTGISESADIDGVAYMPEAVGVLDACHFADTGGSTNKAASSPVLSNLTEAETTTVSHLAYGGPHEATRSLGVSDPAGSGGLRTLVGAISLSTTCNLSEQASSYGVSEDSDSSLNLSSLAREDGTGSVTGEPSVLRKSDIAHSLTLLKSVSVPEISNSLSFPCAKSNSPPTWSTNCAGASSSLQRPPSLPGVPERSVPGQAPIISRSKVCKENPVNQKVSLTEYSKSKPAPGHGFPLIKRKVQTDACVPGEQLQVEMEEVRKRMDRLEQRGVQMENNLRDFQNGLRVCNYHEEEDMWADWFTLIHEKHMLVRRDAELVYMAKQQHLEERQADVEYELRCLLNKPESEWSGVDRSREQQLMEELVTIIEQRNQIVNSLDLDRQREKEEDMLLADMLKKKDFHKEAGKDLKTLRAKFKPIKLLKMLSQKNFKSKDSQKKS, encoded by the exons ATGGCCTCATTAAAAGCTTTACAAGAATGGTGTCGCACATCATGCGAAAACTACCGCAATGTGGAGATCAGGAATTTATCTACTTCATTCAGAGATGGACTTGCCTTTTGTGCCATAATCCACAAATACCGACCGGATTTAAT AGACTTCAACTCCCTCTCCAAGGATAATGTTTATGAAAATAACCACCTG GCATTTGAGGTTGCAGAGTCAAAGCTTGGCATCCCGGCACTGCTGGATGCTACTGACATGGTTTCCACGGAGGTGCCCGACCGGCTAAGCATCATTACCTACCTATcccattactactactacttcaaCAAGAAGTCTCATG ATTTTCAAGCCAGTTTGAAGACATCATCTGCTGCAGAGAGTTTTTGTCACTCTAATCCACAACCTGATTGTCCTGGAGGTTTGAAGCCATCCAAG TCTAGGACAGGGGAACGATCCAAAAAAGGCAGTGCATGTAGTGTTTGTGCCTCCTGCTCAAAGCATGTCCACCTGGTGCAGAGACATCTTGCAGAGGGAAACTCTACCACCACAGCTGCCTTCAG ATGCAGTGTGTGCAGCAGCACTCTCTTACCAGGGTCTTACAAAGAGGGGACTGACGCTGGTTCTTTGGTCTGCATCCAGCACTTGACAGccagtcaaaatgttttccctgaCTACGGTAAACAAACTGAATCCACGGGAAACCACAATGTCTCTCACGTTACTGGGAAAATGGACTCAGGTGAGACAGTTGTTTGtggaaggagacagacagacacagaaggaGATGAGAGAAAGACAAGCCACAACACACTCAAGAAGCCCAGGCCACCTGATCCTCCACAGCCCACTGCAGAAGAGAGTCCAGATCCTGGTGGGCTCACGCTAACACCAGGAAGAGACTTGGCCTCTGGAAGCCCTGTGTGGCCAGTAGCTGCCCCCAGACGAGTGTTTGACTCCACCCCTCCTCGTCCTGCACCCAGGACTTGTCCACCTAAAGCCGCGGAGAGTCCATCTGTTTTGG GTAATCAAGTTGATTGTAAAACCAAACCTAGTACTTTTCAAGG TGGGCCCTGTAAAACCAAAACCCCACCTTGGCTGGAACTTGTCCAGCCAGGGCCTTGGCCGAAGCTACCCCCTGCCCCACCTCCTAGAATGCCAAAGCCCCCACGTTCAGGTTCTGTCCCCTCCCTCAGAGGGAGCTGGTACAGGTCAAAAGCACCCCCTCCGAATCCCTTTGGGGAGTTGGAGGATAAAGATGAGGTCACTGCTGATGACGACACTTCATGCCCAGAACAGCCAATGGCAACCAGCCAGACGTGGTGTGGTACCAGTCAGTTAGCTGAAGCTGCCGGCTCACATTGTCAAGCTAATTCAGAGGCTGTATCCAGAGCTGACAAATCTAATCTTGATGGAGAGGATGACGTTGTAATTGTGCCGGAAAGTACTGATGCACCTAAGGTAGACAGTTTGGCTAAAACAGGATGTGCACATCTTGTATCCATTCTAGCTGCAGAAACCAGCTCAACTGGTATATCTGAGTCAGCTGATATTGATGGAGTAGCTTATATGCCTGAAGCAGTTGGCGTTCTTGATGCATGTCATTTTGCAGACACTGGAGGATCAACCAACAAAGCAGCTAGTTCTCCTGTTTTGTCTAATTTGACTGAagctgaaacaacaactgtgTCTCACTTAGCTTACGGCGGTCCACATGAAGCAACCAGGTCACTGGGTGTGTCTGACCCAGCTGGATCTGGTGGCCTAAGGACATTAGTTGGGGCGATTAGTTTGTCCACCACATGTAATTTATCTGAACAGGCTAGTTCATATGGTGTTTCTGAAGATTCTGACAGTTCACTTAATCTATCTAGTTTAGCCAGAGAGGACGGCACAGGCAGTGTAACTGGAGAGCCAAGTGTGCTTCGTAAATCAGATATAGCCCACAGCCTCACGTTGCTCAAGAGTGTGTCCGTGCCAGAAATCTCCAATAGTCTCAGTTTCCCCTGCGCTAAAAGCAACTCCCCACCTACATGGTCAACCAATTGTGCGGGAGCCAGTTCCTCCTTACAAAGACCCCCGTCACTTCCTGGTGTGCCTGAAAGGAGTGTCCCTGGCCAGGCACCCATCATCTCTCGCAGTAAG GTGTGCAAGGAGAACCCTGTCAATCAAAAGGTCTCCCTCACTGAGTATTCAAAATCCAAGCCCGCCCCCGGGCATGGCTTCCCCCTCATTAAGAGGAAG GTGCAGACCGACGCCTGTGTCCCTGGGGAGCAGCTGCaggtggagatggaggaggtgagaaaACGAATGGACAGGCTGGAGCAAAGAGGAGTGCAGATGGAGAACAACTTGAGAGACTTCCAGAATGGCCTGCGTGTCTGTAATT ACCACGAGGAGGAGGACATGTGGGCGGACTGGTTCACGCTGATACACGAGAAACACATGCTTGTGCGGAGGGACGCCGAGCTGGTATACAT GGCCAAGCAACAACACTTAGAGGAGAGACAAGCAGACGTGGAATATGAACTGAGATGTCTCCTCAAtaaaccag AGTCTGAGTGGAGTGGTGTCGATCGTAGTCGGGAGCAACAGCTGATGGAGGAGCTCGTCACCATCATTGAACAGAGGAACCAGATCGTCAACAGTTTGGATCTGGACAGGCAGAG agaaaaagaagaagaTATGCTGTTGGCAGACATGCTTAAGAAGAAAG ATTTCCATAAAGAGGCTGGGAAAGACCTGAAGACGTTAAGAGCAAAGTTCAAGCCCATTAAGCTGCTGAAGATGCTAAGTCAAAAAAACTTTAAGAGCAAAGACTCTCAGAAGAAGAGCTAA
- the LOC105025770 gene encoding MICAL-like protein 1 isoform X3, which produces MSTWCRDILQRETLPPQLPSGNRTLPRCSVCSSTLLPGSYKEGTDAGSLVCIQHLTASQNVFPDYGKQTESTGNHNVSHVTGKMDSGETVVCGRRQTDTEGDERKTSHNTLKKPRPPDPPQPTAEESPDPGGLTLTPGRDLASGSPVWPVAAPRRVFDSTPPRPAPRTCPPKAAESPSVLGNQVDCKTKPSTFQGGPCKTKTPPWLELVQPGPWPKLPPAPPPRMPKPPRSGSVPSLRGSWYRSKAPPPNPFGELEDKDEVTADDDTSCPEQPMATSQTWCGTSQLAEAAGSHCQANSEAVSRADKSNLDGEDDVVIVPESTDAPKVDSLAKTGCAHLVSILAAETSSTGISESADIDGVAYMPEAVGVLDACHFADTGGSTNKAASSPVLSNLTEAETTTVSHLAYGGPHEATRSLGVSDPAGSGGLRTLVGAISLSTTCNLSEQASSYGVSEDSDSSLNLSSLAREDGTGSVTGEPSVLRKSDIAHSLTLLKSVSVPEISNSLSFPCAKSNSPPTWSTNCAGASSSLQRPPSLPGVPERSVPGQAPIISRSKQVCKENPVNQKVSLTEYSKSKPAPGHGFPLIKRKVQTDACVPGEQLQVEMEEVRKRMDRLEQRGVQMENNLRDFQNGLRVCNYHEEEDMWADWFTLIHEKHMLVRRDAELVYMAKQQHLEERQADVEYELRCLLNKPESEWSGVDRSREQQLMEELVTIIEQRNQIVNSLDLDRQREKEEDMLLADMLKKKDFHKEAGKDLKTLRAKFKPIKLLKMLSQKNFKSKDSQKKS; this is translated from the exons ATGTCCACCTGGTGCAGAGACATCTTGCAGAGGGAAACTCTACCACCACAGCTGCCTTCAGGTAACAGAACGCTCCCAAG ATGCAGTGTGTGCAGCAGCACTCTCTTACCAGGGTCTTACAAAGAGGGGACTGACGCTGGTTCTTTGGTCTGCATCCAGCACTTGACAGccagtcaaaatgttttccctgaCTACGGTAAACAAACTGAATCCACGGGAAACCACAATGTCTCTCACGTTACTGGGAAAATGGACTCAGGTGAGACAGTTGTTTGtggaaggagacagacagacacagaaggaGATGAGAGAAAGACAAGCCACAACACACTCAAGAAGCCCAGGCCACCTGATCCTCCACAGCCCACTGCAGAAGAGAGTCCAGATCCTGGTGGGCTCACGCTAACACCAGGAAGAGACTTGGCCTCTGGAAGCCCTGTGTGGCCAGTAGCTGCCCCCAGACGAGTGTTTGACTCCACCCCTCCTCGTCCTGCACCCAGGACTTGTCCACCTAAAGCCGCGGAGAGTCCATCTGTTTTGG GTAATCAAGTTGATTGTAAAACCAAACCTAGTACTTTTCAAGG TGGGCCCTGTAAAACCAAAACCCCACCTTGGCTGGAACTTGTCCAGCCAGGGCCTTGGCCGAAGCTACCCCCTGCCCCACCTCCTAGAATGCCAAAGCCCCCACGTTCAGGTTCTGTCCCCTCCCTCAGAGGGAGCTGGTACAGGTCAAAAGCACCCCCTCCGAATCCCTTTGGGGAGTTGGAGGATAAAGATGAGGTCACTGCTGATGACGACACTTCATGCCCAGAACAGCCAATGGCAACCAGCCAGACGTGGTGTGGTACCAGTCAGTTAGCTGAAGCTGCCGGCTCACATTGTCAAGCTAATTCAGAGGCTGTATCCAGAGCTGACAAATCTAATCTTGATGGAGAGGATGACGTTGTAATTGTGCCGGAAAGTACTGATGCACCTAAGGTAGACAGTTTGGCTAAAACAGGATGTGCACATCTTGTATCCATTCTAGCTGCAGAAACCAGCTCAACTGGTATATCTGAGTCAGCTGATATTGATGGAGTAGCTTATATGCCTGAAGCAGTTGGCGTTCTTGATGCATGTCATTTTGCAGACACTGGAGGATCAACCAACAAAGCAGCTAGTTCTCCTGTTTTGTCTAATTTGACTGAagctgaaacaacaactgtgTCTCACTTAGCTTACGGCGGTCCACATGAAGCAACCAGGTCACTGGGTGTGTCTGACCCAGCTGGATCTGGTGGCCTAAGGACATTAGTTGGGGCGATTAGTTTGTCCACCACATGTAATTTATCTGAACAGGCTAGTTCATATGGTGTTTCTGAAGATTCTGACAGTTCACTTAATCTATCTAGTTTAGCCAGAGAGGACGGCACAGGCAGTGTAACTGGAGAGCCAAGTGTGCTTCGTAAATCAGATATAGCCCACAGCCTCACGTTGCTCAAGAGTGTGTCCGTGCCAGAAATCTCCAATAGTCTCAGTTTCCCCTGCGCTAAAAGCAACTCCCCACCTACATGGTCAACCAATTGTGCGGGAGCCAGTTCCTCCTTACAAAGACCCCCGTCACTTCCTGGTGTGCCTGAAAGGAGTGTCCCTGGCCAGGCACCCATCATCTCTCGCAGTAAG CAGGTGTGCAAGGAGAACCCTGTCAATCAAAAGGTCTCCCTCACTGAGTATTCAAAATCCAAGCCCGCCCCCGGGCATGGCTTCCCCCTCATTAAGAGGAAG GTGCAGACCGACGCCTGTGTCCCTGGGGAGCAGCTGCaggtggagatggaggaggtgagaaaACGAATGGACAGGCTGGAGCAAAGAGGAGTGCAGATGGAGAACAACTTGAGAGACTTCCAGAATGGCCTGCGTGTCTGTAATT ACCACGAGGAGGAGGACATGTGGGCGGACTGGTTCACGCTGATACACGAGAAACACATGCTTGTGCGGAGGGACGCCGAGCTGGTATACAT GGCCAAGCAACAACACTTAGAGGAGAGACAAGCAGACGTGGAATATGAACTGAGATGTCTCCTCAAtaaaccag AGTCTGAGTGGAGTGGTGTCGATCGTAGTCGGGAGCAACAGCTGATGGAGGAGCTCGTCACCATCATTGAACAGAGGAACCAGATCGTCAACAGTTTGGATCTGGACAGGCAGAG agaaaaagaagaagaTATGCTGTTGGCAGACATGCTTAAGAAGAAAG ATTTCCATAAAGAGGCTGGGAAAGACCTGAAGACGTTAAGAGCAAAGTTCAAGCCCATTAAGCTGCTGAAGATGCTAAGTCAAAAAAACTTTAAGAGCAAAGACTCTCAGAAGAAGAGCTAA
- the polr2f gene encoding DNA-directed RNA polymerases I, II, and III subunit RPABC2, with product MSDNEGDFDDGDFDDAEEDEGLDDLENVEDDDQENVQILPAGEGSQANQKRITTPYMTKYERARVLGTRALQIAMCAPVMVELEGETDPLQIAMKELKCRKIPIIIRRYLPDGSYEDWGCDELIITD from the exons ATGTCTGACAACGAAGGAGA TTTTGATGATGGAGACTTTGATGATGCTGAAGAGGATGAAGGGTTAGATGACCTGGAAAACGTAGAAGAT GATGACCAGGAGAATGTGCAGATCCTGCCTGCAGGGGAGGGGTCACAAGCCAACCAGAAGAGGATCACAACTCCTTACATGACCAAATACGAGAGGGCCAGGGTCCTGGGAACACGTGCCCTCCAGATAGC GATGTGTGCCCCAGTCATGGTGGAGctggaaggagagacagacccTCTACAAATTGCTATGAAAGAGCTCAA GTGCAGGAAGATCCCCATCATAATCCGACGGTACCTTCCTGACGGTAGTTATGAAGACTGGGGCTGTGATGAGCTCATCATCACGGACTAA